The following are from one region of the Paenibacillus sabinae T27 genome:
- the ilvD gene encoding dihydroxy-acid dehydratase — MAAKKMRSDMIKKGFDRAPHRSLLRAAGVKEEDFGKPFIAVCNSYIDIVPGHVHLQEFGKIVKEAIREAGGVPFEFNTIGVDDGIAMGHIGMRYSLPSREIIADSLETVVSAHWFDGMVCIPNCDKITPGMMMGALRVNIPTIFVSGGPMKAGVDSKGRKLSLTSVFEGVGAYQVGKINDAELTELEQYGCPTCGSCSGMFTANSMNCLAEALGLALPGNGTILAVAEERKEFVRKSAKQLMELIKLDLKPRDIVTKESIDNAFALDMAMGGSTNTVLHTLALAQEADIEYPLERINEVANRTPYLSKLAPASDIFIEDVDRAGGVSAVLNELLKKPGTLFGDCMTVSGKTLAENVTGHEIQDTSVIHTLDNPYSAVGGLSVLYGNLAPEGSIIKVGAVDPSVGGYHKGPAICFDSQEEALQGIAGGKVKEGHVVVIRYEGPKGGPGMPEMLAPTSQIVGMGLGAKVGLITDGRFSGASRGISIGHISPEAAEGGPIAFVRDGDIIELDLNNRKIELHVSEEELADRRKDWVEFEPKVKTGYLARYSKLVTNASKGGVLKI, encoded by the coding sequence ATGGCAGCCAAGAAAATGCGTTCAGACATGATCAAGAAGGGCTTTGACCGGGCCCCGCACCGCAGTCTGCTGCGGGCCGCAGGCGTTAAGGAAGAGGATTTCGGCAAACCGTTCATCGCGGTCTGCAATTCGTATATCGATATCGTGCCGGGTCATGTGCATCTTCAGGAATTCGGCAAAATCGTCAAGGAAGCGATCCGCGAAGCGGGCGGCGTTCCTTTTGAATTCAATACAATCGGCGTTGACGACGGCATCGCCATGGGACATATCGGCATGCGCTACTCGCTGCCCAGCCGCGAGATTATCGCCGACTCCCTGGAAACGGTCGTATCCGCGCACTGGTTCGACGGCATGGTCTGCATCCCGAACTGCGACAAGATTACGCCGGGCATGATGATGGGCGCGCTGCGCGTCAACATCCCGACCATCTTCGTCAGCGGCGGACCGATGAAGGCCGGCGTGGACAGCAAGGGCCGCAAACTGTCGCTGACCTCCGTCTTTGAAGGCGTCGGCGCGTACCAGGTCGGCAAGATCAACGACGCAGAGCTGACAGAACTGGAACAATATGGCTGTCCGACCTGTGGTTCCTGTTCGGGCATGTTCACCGCCAACTCGATGAACTGTCTGGCGGAAGCTCTGGGCCTCGCCCTGCCGGGCAACGGCACGATTCTGGCCGTAGCGGAAGAGCGCAAGGAATTTGTACGGAAGTCCGCCAAACAGCTCATGGAGCTGATCAAGCTGGACCTGAAGCCCCGCGATATCGTGACCAAAGAGTCGATCGACAACGCCTTTGCCCTGGACATGGCGATGGGCGGCTCCACCAACACGGTGCTGCACACCCTTGCGCTCGCACAGGAAGCCGACATCGAATACCCGCTTGAGCGGATCAACGAAGTCGCCAACCGCACACCGTATCTGTCCAAGCTGGCTCCCGCTTCGGACATCTTCATCGAGGACGTGGACCGGGCAGGCGGCGTCAGCGCCGTGCTGAACGAGCTGCTGAAGAAGCCGGGCACGCTGTTCGGCGATTGCATGACCGTTTCCGGAAAGACACTTGCAGAGAATGTTACCGGACATGAAATTCAGGATACGAGCGTTATCCATACACTGGACAACCCGTACTCTGCGGTCGGCGGATTGTCCGTGCTGTACGGCAACCTGGCGCCGGAAGGCTCCATCATCAAAGTCGGAGCGGTGGACCCGTCCGTGGGCGGCTACCATAAAGGCCCGGCTATCTGCTTTGATTCCCAGGAAGAAGCGCTGCAAGGCATCGCGGGCGGCAAGGTTAAAGAAGGCCATGTCGTCGTAATCCGCTACGAAGGTCCGAAAGGCGGACCGGGTATGCCGGAAATGCTCGCCCCGACCTCGCAGATCGTTGGCATGGGCCTTGGCGCCAAAGTCGGCCTGATCACCGACGGCCGCTTCTCGGGCGCTTCCCGCGGCATCAGCATCGGCCATATCTCGCCGGAGGCGGCGGAAGGCGGACCGATTGCCTTCGTTCGCGACGGCGATATCATCGAGCTGGATCTGAACAACCGCAAGATCGAGCTGCATGTCAGCGAAGAGGAGCTGGCGGACCGCCGCAAAGACTGGGTGGAGTTCGAGCCCAAAGTGAAGACGGGCTACCTGGCCCGCTACTCCAAGCTTGTTACGAACGCCAGCAAGGGCGGCGTACTCAAAATTTAA
- the mgrA gene encoding L-glyceraldehyde 3-phosphate reductase: MVYVASDERYEAMRYNRCGKSGLKLPAISLGLWHNFGGIDTYENGRDMITRAFDLGITHFDLANNYGPPPGSAEELFGRVLARDLAPYRDEMVISTKAGFYMWPGPYGEWGSRKYVLSSLDQSLKRLGLDYVDIFYSHRPDPETPLEETMGALDQAVRSGKALYVGLSNYSAEQTEAAIAILRELGTPLLIHQPRYSLLDRWIENGLRDVLEHHGVGSIAFTPLAQGMLTNKYLNGIPGDSRAAKPSTALSESQITPDTLRKVRLLNQMAAARGQSLAQFALAWVLRSGRVTSALIGASRVSQIEDNVAALSNLEFSQEELERIEVILGAENDG; encoded by the coding sequence ATGGTATATGTGGCAAGCGACGAGCGCTATGAGGCAATGAGATACAACCGCTGCGGTAAATCCGGACTAAAGCTCCCGGCCATCTCGCTCGGACTGTGGCATAACTTCGGCGGCATCGACACTTACGAGAACGGCAGGGACATGATTACCCGGGCCTTCGATCTGGGCATCACCCACTTCGATTTGGCTAACAACTACGGTCCTCCCCCGGGTTCTGCGGAGGAGCTGTTCGGAAGGGTACTCGCCAGAGATTTGGCGCCGTATCGTGACGAAATGGTGATCTCGACCAAAGCCGGCTTTTATATGTGGCCGGGCCCGTACGGAGAATGGGGCTCGCGCAAATATGTGCTGTCGAGCCTGGACCAGAGCCTGAAGCGGCTCGGACTGGATTATGTAGATATTTTTTATTCCCACCGTCCCGATCCGGAGACGCCGCTGGAAGAGACGATGGGCGCGCTGGATCAGGCCGTCCGCTCCGGCAAGGCCTTGTATGTAGGGTTATCCAATTATTCCGCGGAGCAGACGGAAGCCGCCATCGCCATCCTGCGGGAGCTTGGCACTCCGCTGCTGATCCACCAGCCCAGATATTCCTTGCTGGACCGCTGGATCGAGAACGGGCTGCGGGATGTGCTGGAACATCACGGCGTCGGCAGCATCGCCTTTACGCCGCTGGCGCAGGGAATGCTGACGAATAAATACCTGAACGGCATTCCCGGCGATTCCCGGGCGGCCAAGCCTTCGACTGCGCTTAGCGAGAGCCAGATCACGCCGGACACGCTGCGAAAGGTGCGGCTGCTGAATCAGATGGCTGCGGCGCGCGGCCAGAGCCTGGCGCAGTTTGCGCTGGCCTGGGTGCTTCGCAGCGGCAGAGTCACTTCCGCGCTGATTGGCGCGAGCCGGGTCAGCCAAATCGAAGACAACGTCGCCGCTTTGTCCAATCTGGAGTTCTCGCAGGAGGAGCTGGAACGGATCGAAGTGATTCTGGGGGCGGAGAACGACGGGTAA
- a CDS encoding NAD-dependent protein deacylase: MEDLETLASWIRESRSIVFFGGAGTSTESGIPDFRSAAGLYLTEKHSPYPPEQMLSHSFFISKPDVFFDFYRTKMLHPGAEPNGAHRLLARLESEGRLSAVVTQNIDGLHQKAGSRSVLELHGSVHRNHCMNCSRYYGLDAITSSAETVPRCPACGGIIKPDVVLYEEQLDDQVLNDSVQAIASADLLLIGGTSLTVQPAASLIQFFRGKHTVLLNGESTPYDSRADLIIKDRIGQAMERIGGLLS; this comes from the coding sequence ATGGAAGATTTGGAGACTTTGGCTTCGTGGATACGGGAAAGCCGCAGCATCGTCTTCTTCGGCGGGGCGGGAACGTCCACGGAAAGCGGGATTCCCGATTTCCGTTCCGCTGCGGGACTGTACCTGACGGAGAAGCATTCACCGTATCCGCCCGAGCAAATGCTCAGCCACAGCTTTTTCATCTCCAAGCCGGATGTCTTTTTTGACTTTTATCGCACGAAGATGCTCCATCCGGGTGCGGAGCCGAACGGCGCCCACCGTCTGCTGGCCCGGCTGGAAAGCGAAGGGCGGCTGAGCGCTGTCGTGACGCAGAATATCGACGGGCTTCACCAGAAGGCGGGCAGCCGCAGCGTGCTGGAGCTTCACGGGTCCGTGCACCGCAATCACTGTATGAATTGCTCCCGTTACTATGGACTGGACGCCATTACAAGCAGCGCCGAAACCGTTCCCCGCTGCCCGGCCTGCGGCGGCATCATCAAGCCGGATGTTGTGCTGTATGAGGAACAGCTGGACGATCAGGTGCTGAATGATTCCGTCCAGGCGATTGCAAGCGCCGATCTGCTTCTCATCGGCGGAACCTCGCTGACCGTTCAGCCTGCCGCGAGTCTGATCCAATTTTTCCGTGGCAAGCATACGGTGCTGCTTAACGGCGAGTCGACGCCCTACGATTCGAGGGCGGATCTGATTATTAAGGATCGGATCGGCCAGGCGATGGAACGCATAGGGGGGCTGTTGTCCTGA
- a CDS encoding GH1 family beta-glucosidase, with protein sequence MKPVQFPQDFIWGAATASYQIEGAYDEDGRGMSIWDTFARIPGKVENMDNGDVACDSYHRFREDIAFMKELGVKAYRFSIAWPRIFPEGTGELNPEGLAYYDALVDALLENGIEPVCTLYHWDLPQTLQDAGGWENRATVDAFAEYAKTLFRALGGRIKTWITINEPWCVSFLSNYLGVHAPGNMDLQLAVTVSHHLLLAHGMAVRTFRELEIPGEIGFAPNVTWMEPYSSRKKDTDACKRENGWFIEWFMDPVFKGEYPSFLVKWFREKGAVVPALEGDLELIREKIDFLGINYYSGSVAKYGEQAGLMACEPVDMGYARTDIGWPIYPEGFYKALSYIGGRYGDIPIYITENGACYNDGPDRGIVADQKRIDYLYQHLLQLHRSIGSGIPVKGYFAWSLLDNFEWAFGYSMRFGLIHVDYDTLVRTPKDSYYWYQDVIETGEV encoded by the coding sequence ATGAAACCCGTACAGTTTCCGCAGGATTTTATCTGGGGCGCGGCTACCGCTTCGTACCAAATCGAAGGCGCTTACGATGAAGACGGCAGAGGGATGTCCATCTGGGACACGTTCGCCCGGATTCCCGGAAAAGTTGAGAACATGGACAACGGAGACGTCGCCTGCGACAGCTATCACCGGTTCCGCGAGGATATCGCCTTTATGAAGGAGCTCGGCGTTAAAGCTTACCGGTTCTCCATTGCCTGGCCGCGGATTTTTCCCGAAGGCACGGGGGAGCTTAACCCGGAAGGGCTTGCTTACTATGATGCTTTGGTTGACGCACTGCTAGAGAACGGGATCGAGCCCGTATGCACGCTGTACCACTGGGACCTGCCCCAAACGCTGCAGGATGCGGGAGGATGGGAGAACCGGGCGACTGTCGATGCATTTGCCGAATATGCGAAGACGCTGTTCCGCGCTCTGGGAGGCAGAATCAAGACATGGATAACGATTAACGAACCTTGGTGTGTGTCGTTTCTGTCCAATTACCTTGGAGTGCATGCGCCCGGCAACATGGATTTGCAGCTCGCCGTAACCGTTTCCCATCATTTGCTGCTGGCACACGGAATGGCCGTTCGAACCTTTCGGGAATTGGAAATCCCCGGAGAAATCGGCTTTGCCCCCAATGTAACGTGGATGGAGCCATACAGCAGCCGGAAAAAGGATACAGATGCCTGCAAACGGGAGAACGGCTGGTTCATAGAATGGTTTATGGACCCGGTATTCAAGGGCGAGTATCCGTCCTTTCTGGTCAAATGGTTCCGGGAGAAGGGAGCGGTGGTTCCCGCACTGGAAGGCGATCTGGAGCTTATCCGTGAGAAGATCGATTTTCTTGGCATCAATTACTATTCCGGCTCCGTGGCAAAATACGGCGAGCAAGCGGGTCTTATGGCATGCGAACCGGTGGACATGGGGTATGCCCGGACGGATATCGGCTGGCCGATTTACCCGGAGGGCTTTTACAAAGCGCTGAGCTATATAGGCGGCCGTTACGGCGATATTCCGATCTACATTACGGAGAATGGGGCCTGCTACAACGACGGACCGGACAGGGGAATCGTGGCGGATCAGAAGCGGATTGATTATCTGTACCAGCATCTGCTCCAGCTTCACCGCAGCATCGGCAGCGGTATTCCGGTCAAAGGATATTTTGCCTGGTCGCTGCTCGACAATTTCGAGTGGGCTTTCGGATACAGCATGCGGTTCGGACTGATCCATGTGGATTACGATACGCTTGTCCGTACGCCGAAAGACAGCTATTACTGGTATCAGGATGTAATCGAAACGGGCGAGGTTTAA
- a CDS encoding polysaccharide deacetylase family protein: METLLLWLFYISTFYAFIPGIISRIFGYRVFRRGIGVKDFALTFDDGPDPQYTPKLLDLLNKYNAKATFFVVGSHAERYPELIRRMHAEGHLIGIHNYVHKSNWLMRPGTVCKQIQRTDDIIYGITGERSTYYRPPWGIVNLFDFSKRRHVKIVLWSAMFGDWRTNLGVDRLTEKMLARLNPGEVMLLHDCGLTLGADPEAPEQMLAALERTLEEAKVRGLNSIRVDEMIKAAEKSSLARMSFSKRLLVGLWLLWERCFHFLFRLRTVSPALPFLHYRLRAYQGHSVSLDDGTTLSKGDQVIELHIDNHQLFELGMQSRSAAQLAIRMIRRMDKDMPYLAEIIAGDDALSEAKALYGISMINRGPEKFGFTVKDMPKGLFASLTKFYLSILLSVIHPAGGARLKERSEALVPKIIVMPVSQLLDSYGQKCTGAKLHRRQAAGPEHEEDMAEAELPGAHAH; the protein is encoded by the coding sequence ATGGAGACTTTGCTGCTCTGGTTGTTTTATATCTCAACATTTTATGCTTTTATTCCCGGTATCATCAGCCGGATCTTTGGCTACCGCGTCTTTCGAAGAGGAATCGGAGTTAAGGATTTCGCCCTTACCTTTGACGACGGTCCTGATCCGCAGTACACGCCGAAGCTGCTTGATTTGCTGAACAAGTATAACGCCAAGGCTACCTTCTTTGTCGTCGGCTCCCACGCGGAGCGGTACCCCGAGCTGATCCGCCGCATGCATGCGGAGGGGCATCTGATCGGTATTCACAATTACGTCCACAAGAGCAACTGGCTGATGCGCCCCGGCACGGTATGCAAGCAGATTCAGCGCACCGACGATATTATCTACGGGATTACCGGCGAGCGCAGCACGTACTACCGTCCACCTTGGGGGATCGTCAACCTGTTCGATTTCTCGAAGCGCCGTCATGTCAAAATCGTCCTATGGTCCGCCATGTTCGGGGATTGGCGCACGAATCTTGGCGTGGATCGACTGACGGAAAAAATGCTGGCCCGTTTGAATCCCGGTGAAGTAATGCTGCTGCATGACTGCGGCTTGACGCTGGGGGCCGATCCCGAGGCGCCGGAGCAAATGCTGGCTGCGCTGGAACGCACGCTGGAAGAAGCCAAGGTCAGGGGGCTTAACAGCATCCGGGTTGACGAGATGATCAAGGCGGCCGAGAAATCCTCGCTGGCCCGGATGTCCTTCAGCAAGCGTCTGCTTGTCGGTCTGTGGCTTCTTTGGGAACGGTGCTTTCACTTCCTGTTCCGTCTGCGGACGGTATCACCGGCGCTTCCGTTCCTCCATTACCGTCTGCGCGCTTATCAAGGCCATTCGGTTTCACTTGATGACGGAACGACGCTGAGCAAGGGCGACCAGGTCATTGAGCTTCATATCGACAATCACCAGCTGTTCGAGCTCGGGATGCAGTCTCGTTCGGCGGCCCAGCTCGCGATCCGGATGATTCGCCGGATGGATAAGGATATGCCGTATCTTGCGGAAATCATCGCCGGAGACGATGCCCTGTCCGAAGCGAAGGCGCTGTACGGCATCAGTATGATCAACCGGGGGCCGGAGAAGTTCGGCTTTACCGTCAAGGATATGCCGAAAGGGCTCTTTGCAAGCCTTACGAAATTTTATCTCAGCATTCTTCTTAGCGTCATTCATCCTGCAGGCGGGGCGCGGCTGAAGGAACGAAGCGAGGCGCTGGTTCCCAAGATCATCGTGATGCCGGTATCTCAGCTGCTTGATTCCTATGGGCAAAAATGCACCGGAGCCAAGCTCCACAGACGGCAGGCCGCTGGTCCGGAGCATGAAGAAGATATGGCCGAAGCTGAGCTTCCCGGCGCGCACGCTCATTGA
- a CDS encoding HAD family hydrolase: MPLLHANGISVPCKAILFDKDGTLLDLMEMWGTWAESVLLAMETHLALAGSGFSGGKNLVLGTVQNAEGRITGYDPGGPLPMATVEQTYGILAWQLYAAGVPWNDAVTRVMGIAKDAMNVLRERRSARPLPGLLPFLRQCEAASLKMGVVTSDESKMTAEHLEWLGIAGYFGSVVTRDRVSKGKPAPEMAETACRELGVLPEETVVIGDSNADMQMGRGAGLRLTIGIWPGAETAEHLTDADIVVRDFTRLSVSI, translated from the coding sequence GTGCCTCTACTGCATGCAAACGGCATTTCCGTGCCCTGCAAAGCCATCCTGTTCGACAAAGACGGCACACTGCTGGATCTGATGGAAATGTGGGGGACATGGGCAGAATCGGTGCTTCTCGCGATGGAGACCCATTTGGCCCTGGCCGGGTCCGGCTTTTCCGGCGGCAAGAACCTGGTGCTCGGCACCGTCCAGAACGCCGAAGGCCGGATCACCGGCTACGATCCCGGCGGGCCGCTGCCGATGGCGACGGTGGAGCAGACCTACGGCATTCTGGCCTGGCAGCTCTATGCCGCAGGTGTTCCCTGGAACGATGCGGTAACCCGGGTGATGGGCATTGCCAAGGATGCGATGAACGTGCTCCGGGAGCGACGCTCCGCAAGGCCTCTGCCTGGGCTGCTTCCCTTTTTAAGGCAGTGCGAAGCGGCTTCGCTGAAGATGGGTGTCGTTACATCGGATGAGTCGAAGATGACTGCCGAGCATCTGGAGTGGCTCGGAATTGCCGGGTACTTCGGCTCGGTTGTAACGAGAGACAGAGTAAGCAAGGGCAAGCCTGCTCCGGAAATGGCGGAAACCGCCTGCCGGGAGCTTGGCGTTCTGCCCGAAGAGACGGTTGTCATCGGTGACAGCAACGCCGACATGCAGATGGGCAGGGGAGCCGGACTTCGGTTGACCATCGGTATATGGCCAGGCGCGGAGACGGCGGAGCATTTGACGGATGCGGATATCGTCGTGCGGGATTTTACCCGGTTGTCCGTCTCTATATAG
- a CDS encoding alpha/beta fold hydrolase, giving the protein MDKLTETRTKRGFALLVLAFIAAVALALWVYLKPYALTGQAETALVSGKGITIEMNDNWISLEPLAASGAGVIFYPGGLVKAEAYAPLARGLAAAGHPVYIARMPLNLAMTRSDAAEEIIRVHPGLSFVLGGHSLGGVIAARYAASHPDELAGVFFLASYPDEKGSLKSTTLAVLSVLGTEDKVVDPKKYREGRAYLPDSTVYYSLEGGNHAQFGSYGPQKGDGEATITENAQQKETVRALLDWMSNLR; this is encoded by the coding sequence GTGGACAAATTGACTGAGACTCGTACGAAGCGCGGTTTCGCATTGTTGGTGCTGGCGTTCATCGCGGCTGTAGCGCTGGCTCTCTGGGTTTATTTGAAGCCTTACGCCTTGACAGGCCAGGCCGAAACAGCCCTGGTCTCCGGCAAGGGAATCACCATCGAGATGAATGATAACTGGATTTCCCTCGAGCCTTTGGCGGCAAGCGGTGCAGGCGTCATTTTTTATCCGGGGGGTCTCGTAAAAGCCGAAGCGTATGCGCCGCTAGCCAGAGGATTGGCTGCAGCCGGGCATCCGGTCTACATCGCCCGCATGCCGCTTAATCTCGCGATGACCCGCAGCGATGCGGCGGAGGAGATCATTCGCGTGCATCCGGGCCTGTCCTTTGTGCTGGGCGGGCATTCGCTGGGAGGCGTGATAGCGGCGCGGTATGCCGCAAGTCATCCCGACGAGCTGGCAGGTGTGTTCTTCCTTGCTTCCTATCCGGATGAGAAAGGGAGCCTGAAGTCGACAACGCTGGCTGTCCTGTCGGTGCTGGGTACGGAAGACAAGGTGGTCGATCCGAAAAAGTACCGCGAGGGCAGAGCCTACCTGCCGGACAGCACCGTGTACTATTCGCTGGAAGGCGGTAACCACGCCCAGTTCGGCAGCTACGGCCCCCAAAAAGGAGACGGAGAGGCAACGATAACCGAGAATGCCCAGCAGAAAGAGACCGTTCGTGCGCTGCTTGATTGGATGAGCAATTTACGCTGA
- a CDS encoding peptidoglycan D,D-transpeptidase FtsI family protein: MPSKRHYKNKRISVALILLAAVFALLVLRLAWIQFVISGRRVPGGQYPLAKMSRIQSEREVVLDTGRGRLYDRHGLPLAGETIWAAAFYPQEAGKRGESSAGAADSLQALRRLALVLGVPYKQLQEKREKLVQPFLWPAKSGGGPLALTPEQAAEIGRLQIDGVQVLPFARRPGGSLNGRQWLGHLSEARPKQQSRAADGKAASTGNGGNGGSGLRVTMEGTTGLEKTLEPLLRGVGHTEVFVRVDAEGKRLPDSGLTVRTPSNPYYPLKLQTTVDLKLQDKIERLAAESGVKEGAVVVLEAGTGDVAVMVSLPFYDPGNVSPEGGEWNNRALQAAAPGSIFKIVTAAAALEAGVTSPGETFHCHGAYGKYGLSCHKKAGHGALTLEQGFALSCNSVFAALAERLTASQLQSAALALGLGRDIGWRQEKVLGLPLLQPLSGEQRGTVFRTLLPGDGGARVQTAIGQRDAMVTPLQAANLVVTLLHGGEVRAPRILREVDFANGQKLMDLPPHLAPAPEGRISERTAKLLRSWMRRVVTEGTGRSLSGARWSLAGKSGTAETLVRGAPRTNQWFIGFGPAEKPEYAVAVLAKNAAPESPHTATRLFGEIMDLLAEPSDG, from the coding sequence ATGCCAAGCAAACGCCACTACAAAAACAAACGAATTTCTGTCGCCCTGATTCTGCTCGCTGCCGTCTTCGCTCTGCTTGTACTGCGGCTCGCCTGGATTCAATTCGTCATCAGCGGGCGCCGTGTTCCCGGGGGGCAGTATCCTCTCGCCAAAATGTCCCGGATTCAGAGCGAACGGGAGGTTGTGCTCGACACCGGCCGGGGACGGCTGTATGACCGTCATGGCCTGCCGCTGGCTGGAGAGACGATCTGGGCGGCGGCTTTTTACCCGCAGGAGGCAGGAAAGCGAGGAGAGAGTAGCGCCGGGGCTGCGGATTCGCTTCAAGCGCTTCGCCGTTTGGCCCTGGTACTGGGCGTGCCCTATAAACAGCTACAGGAAAAAAGAGAGAAGCTGGTCCAGCCCTTCCTCTGGCCCGCCAAGTCCGGCGGCGGCCCGCTTGCGCTTACGCCAGAGCAGGCCGCCGAAATCGGTCGGCTTCAGATTGACGGCGTCCAGGTGCTGCCGTTCGCCCGCAGACCGGGCGGCAGTCTGAATGGGCGCCAGTGGCTGGGCCATTTGTCCGAAGCCCGGCCGAAGCAGCAGAGCCGTGCGGCGGACGGTAAAGCGGCATCCACCGGAAACGGCGGAAATGGCGGCTCCGGTCTGCGCGTGACGATGGAAGGAACGACGGGACTTGAGAAGACGCTGGAGCCGCTGCTTCGCGGGGTCGGGCATACCGAGGTCTTTGTGAGAGTCGACGCCGAAGGGAAGCGTCTGCCGGACAGCGGATTGACGGTGCGGACGCCGTCCAATCCCTATTATCCACTGAAGCTTCAGACCACTGTCGATCTGAAGCTTCAGGACAAGATTGAGAGGCTGGCTGCCGAAAGCGGCGTCAAGGAAGGAGCGGTCGTCGTGCTGGAGGCCGGGACCGGCGATGTGGCGGTGATGGTATCGCTGCCGTTCTATGATCCCGGCAATGTCTCGCCCGAGGGAGGCGAGTGGAATAACCGCGCGCTCCAGGCGGCGGCGCCCGGCTCGATCTTCAAAATCGTTACCGCCGCCGCCGCGCTGGAAGCCGGCGTGACTTCGCCGGGTGAGACGTTTCACTGTCATGGCGCCTATGGCAAATACGGGCTGTCCTGCCATAAGAAAGCCGGACACGGCGCGCTGACTCTGGAGCAGGGCTTCGCCCTGTCCTGCAACAGCGTGTTCGCCGCGCTCGCCGAGCGGCTGACGGCGAGCCAGCTCCAGTCCGCGGCGCTGGCGCTCGGCCTCGGCCGGGACATCGGCTGGCGGCAGGAGAAGGTTCTCGGCCTGCCGCTGCTCCAGCCGCTCTCCGGCGAACAGCGGGGGACCGTCTTTCGGACGCTGCTCCCGGGCGACGGGGGAGCCCGCGTCCAGACGGCCATCGGCCAGCGCGACGCCATGGTCACGCCGCTGCAGGCGGCGAATCTGGTCGTCACGCTGCTGCACGGCGGCGAGGTGCGCGCGCCGCGAATCCTGCGCGAGGTCGATTTCGCCAATGGGCAGAAGCTGATGGACCTGCCCCCGCATCTGGCGCCCGCCCCGGAAGGGCGCATCTCGGAGCGGACCGCGAAGCTGCTGCGGTCCTGGATGCGCCGGGTGGTGACGGAAGGCACGGGCCGGTCCCTCAGCGGCGCGCGCTGGTCGCTCGCCGGCAAGTCCGGCACGGCGGAGACGCTGGTCCGGGGAGCCCCCCGGACCAATCAATGGTTTATCGGCTTCGGTCCGGCGGAGAAGCCGGAATATGCGGTGGCGGTGCTGGCCAAGAACGCGGCTCCGGAGAGCCCCCACACCGCCACCCGGCTGTTCGGCGAGATCATGGACCTTCTGGCGGAGCCTTCCGACGGCTGA
- a CDS encoding AI-2E family transporter: MLPLYKKYWRTFFDIGLLVLTVYLVMLAFSKLYQLAAPVFLSFFVFMLIEPLARFLNRRGLPKPFASAISVLLFLILLLGTLFGAGLLIASQALQLQENLPHYTYVVQQQFIELTTWLQQKIANLPPDITGKLNSYFKTATDLLSGWLIVFFKYMIRLLGTFSSFMANFGVAIILAFFLSMEIKDWRRVAHDKMPKTFKTAYSFLQGNVFKAIGSYLKAQLILISITFVIVLVGLFILRTGNEITMAIVCAVFDVLPLLGVSTILIPWIIYLFIIGSTPLAIGLLVLLAVVLLVRQLLEPKITGNSIGVSSAFLMLSFVILSTSAFGVAGLILSPILLILIKELLQQGYLKKWISLPQEEFIVSPFAYGDGNGDEPGESAAGSDAEISRRKAPPEGP, translated from the coding sequence ATGCTGCCGCTTTACAAAAAATATTGGCGTACCTTTTTCGATATCGGACTGCTCGTGCTTACCGTCTATCTGGTCATGCTCGCCTTCAGCAAGCTGTACCAGTTGGCCGCTCCCGTGTTTTTGTCCTTTTTCGTATTTATGCTGATCGAACCTCTGGCGCGCTTCCTGAATCGCAGGGGGCTGCCCAAGCCGTTCGCTTCCGCTATCTCCGTGCTGCTGTTCCTGATTCTGCTGCTCGGCACGTTGTTCGGCGCCGGACTGCTGATTGCATCGCAGGCGCTGCAGCTTCAGGAAAATCTCCCCCATTATACATATGTGGTGCAGCAGCAATTTATTGAGCTGACGACCTGGCTTCAGCAAAAAATAGCGAATCTCCCGCCCGATATTACGGGCAAACTGAACAGCTATTTCAAAACGGCTACCGATCTGCTGTCGGGTTGGCTGATTGTGTTCTTTAAATATATGATCCGGCTTCTGGGCACGTTCTCCTCGTTTATGGCCAATTTCGGGGTCGCCATCATCCTCGCGTTCTTCCTGAGCATGGAGATCAAGGATTGGCGGCGGGTCGCGCATGATAAAATGCCGAAGACGTTCAAGACGGCTTACAGCTTCCTGCAGGGTAACGTCTTCAAAGCCATCGGCTCCTATTTAAAAGCGCAGCTGATCCTGATTTCCATTACATTCGTCATTGTATTGGTTGGCCTGTTCATCCTGCGGACCGGAAATGAAATCACGATGGCGATCGTCTGCGCGGTGTTCGACGTACTGCCGCTCCTTGGAGTGTCAACGATTCTGATCCCGTGGATCATTTATCTGTTCATCATCGGCAGCACGCCGCTCGCGATCGGCCTTCTCGTCCTGCTGGCTGTCGTGCTGCTCGTCCGTCAGCTGCTGGAGCCGAAGATTACCGGCAACTCCATTGGCGTCTCTTCGGCGTTCCTGATGCTGTCCTTTGTCATCCTGTCGACCTCCGCCTTCGGCGTCGCCGGGCTGATTCTCTCGCCGATTCTGCTGATTCTGATCAAGGAGCTGCTGCAGCAGGGCTATCTTAAGAAGTGGATTTCCCTGCCGCAGGAGGAATTTATCGTTTCTCCTTTCGCATACGGTGACGGAAACGGAGATGAGCCGGGCGAATCAGCCGCCGGCAGCGATGCAGAGATCAGCCGTCGGAAGGCTCCGCCAGAAGGTCCATGA